Proteins found in one Methanomassiliicoccales archaeon genomic segment:
- a CDS encoding KaiC domain-containing protein: protein MVDRIRSGIEGMDEMLEGGFPKSHMVVVMGSFGTGKTTLGLQFLNQGLKDGEKGIYITLEEDERSIIDDARAFGWDLKPHMDGKKLVIVKLEPTDAKTTISRIKSELPEFIKAFGATRIVIDSVSLLNMLFDNEHDKRVALFNLTQLIKKTGATCIMTAEVKDENPLATRDGLAEYVSDGVVALRYVEVADKNEMQLTLRIVKMRRIKHSRRITPYAIGARGLEVHAGAEL, encoded by the coding sequence ATGGTTGACAGGATCAGAAGCGGTATCGAGGGCATGGATGAGATGCTGGAGGGAGGATTCCCCAAATCGCACATGGTGGTGGTCATGGGCTCGTTCGGTACGGGCAAGACCACCCTCGGGTTGCAGTTCCTGAACCAGGGGTTGAAGGATGGTGAAAAGGGCATCTACATCACCCTGGAAGAGGACGAGCGATCGATCATCGACGATGCCAGAGCGTTCGGCTGGGACCTGAAGCCCCATATGGATGGCAAGAAGCTGGTCATCGTGAAGCTCGAACCGACGGACGCCAAGACCACCATCAGCCGCATCAAGAGCGAGCTACCGGAGTTCATCAAGGCCTTCGGTGCCACCCGCATCGTCATCGATTCCGTCTCGTTGCTCAACATGCTCTTCGACAACGAGCACGACAAGCGAGTGGCGCTGTTCAATCTCACGCAGCTGATCAAGAAGACCGGGGCGACCTGCATCATGACCGCCGAGGTGAAGGACGAGAACCCTCTGGCCACGCGCGACGGCCTGGCCGAGTACGTGTCCGATGGGGTGGTCGCCCTGCGCTACGTGGAAGTGGCGGACAAGAACGAGATGCAGCTCACCTTGCGCATCGTGAAGATGAGGCGCATCAAGCATTCCCGGAGGATAACCCCCTATGCCATCGGGGCAAGGGGCCTAGAGGTGCACGCGGGCGCCGAGCTGTGA
- a CDS encoding NAD(P)-dependent glycerol-1-phosphate dehydrogenase, with protein MDEGDFTKSRSMLFPRNVLAGHGAIESVPQVCRDFGLSGTALMIVGEKTRKVAGDQITDGLHKKGYEVQIVETGEASYENLNRVETAAKEAKASFLLGVGGGSKIDLAKMAAKDLGIEFLSIPTSASHDGIASGRASIKNNSVPLSLEAKVPLGVIADTAVIMKAPYRLLAAGCADVISNSTALLDWEFARRLRHEEFSRSAAALANYTAQTIIDNADLIRPNLEESVWIAIRPIIISGISMSVAGSSRPTSGSEHMFSHALDLIAPGKALHGEQCGVGCIMMMYLHGGDWMRIRTALQKIGAPTSAKELGITKEQVIEALVTAHKIRKDRFTILGNQGLTHEAAEKIATITRVI; from the coding sequence ATGGATGAGGGTGACTTCACAAAGTCCCGCTCGATGCTTTTTCCCAGGAACGTGCTCGCAGGGCATGGTGCTATCGAGTCGGTGCCGCAGGTCTGCAGGGACTTCGGTCTGTCCGGCACAGCCCTGATGATCGTGGGCGAAAAGACGCGTAAAGTGGCCGGAGACCAGATCACCGATGGTCTGCACAAGAAAGGTTACGAGGTGCAGATCGTGGAGACGGGCGAGGCCAGCTACGAGAACCTGAACCGGGTGGAGACAGCGGCCAAGGAGGCCAAGGCCAGCTTCCTCCTGGGCGTAGGAGGGGGAAGCAAGATCGATCTGGCCAAGATGGCGGCCAAGGACCTGGGGATCGAATTCCTCAGCATTCCCACCTCGGCCTCGCACGACGGCATCGCCTCTGGGCGGGCGTCGATCAAGAACAACAGCGTGCCTCTTTCCCTGGAGGCCAAAGTGCCTTTGGGCGTGATCGCCGACACGGCCGTCATCATGAAAGCCCCCTATCGGTTATTGGCAGCGGGCTGCGCCGATGTCATTTCCAATTCCACCGCGTTGTTGGACTGGGAGTTCGCCCGTCGCCTGAGGCACGAGGAGTTCTCCCGTTCCGCGGCTGCCCTGGCGAACTACACCGCTCAGACCATAATCGACAACGCCGATCTCATTCGGCCGAATCTGGAGGAGAGCGTGTGGATCGCCATCAGACCGATCATCATCTCCGGCATATCCATGAGCGTGGCCGGCTCGTCCAGACCGACCAGTGGCTCGGAGCACATGTTCTCTCACGCTTTGGACCTCATCGCGCCCGGCAAGGCTTTGCATGGCGAGCAGTGCGGGGTGGGTTGCATCATGATGATGTATCTGCATGGGGGCGACTGGATGCGCATCCGCACCGCCCTGCAGAAGATCGGCGCCCCCACTTCGGCCAAGGAGCTGGGCATCACCAAAGAACAGGTCATCGAAGCGCTCGTGACCGCCCATAAGATACGTAAGGACCGCTTCACGATTTTGGGCAATCAAGGCCTCACCCATGAGGCCGCGGAGAAGATCGCCACTATCACCAGAGTGATCTGA
- a CDS encoding UPF0179 family protein: MATVTLIGERQAKEGICFIYKGFVSECRECKLKAVCFNLDVGTTYRVRGVRDVKHECKMHEDGVRVVEVEKVRASVGVGQKFALEGSTITYDEVKCRNLGCDRYRLCHPVGVSRGNKYRIVEVHGEVSCPEGNKVIEVVVE; this comes from the coding sequence ATGGCAACTGTCACACTCATAGGCGAAAGGCAAGCGAAAGAAGGGATCTGCTTCATCTACAAGGGCTTCGTTTCGGAGTGCCGCGAGTGCAAGCTGAAGGCGGTCTGCTTCAATCTGGATGTCGGGACAACGTACCGGGTAAGAGGGGTGCGGGACGTCAAGCACGAATGCAAGATGCATGAGGATGGCGTTCGGGTGGTGGAGGTGGAGAAGGTGCGCGCTTCCGTGGGGGTGGGGCAGAAGTTCGCGCTCGAGGGTTCGACCATCACCTATGATGAGGTCAAATGCCGCAACCTCGGCTGCGATCGCTACCGCCTCTGTCATCCCGTGGGAGTGAGCAGGGGGAACAAGTACCGCATAGTGGAAGTGCACGGCGAGGTGTCCTGTCCCGAAGGCAACAAGGTCATCGAGGTCGTGGTGGAGTAG
- a CDS encoding CinA family protein: MNLAKEVGKTAREKGKTIALAESITGGLVGSLMTDEPGASDYFLASLVTYSNESKTKLLGVKGSTLRDHGAVSAQVAKEMATGARLLTGSDIGAACTGIAGPDGGSEDKPVGLVYLAIDDGKKVRSEKRLFLGDRWAIKCQTAVRLLEMIRNSLKDIE, from the coding sequence ATGAACCTGGCGAAGGAAGTTGGGAAGACAGCTAGGGAAAAAGGAAAGACCATCGCCCTGGCGGAATCCATCACCGGTGGATTGGTCGGCAGCCTGATGACGGACGAGCCCGGAGCATCGGACTACTTCCTGGCCAGCCTGGTTACCTACAGCAATGAATCGAAGACCAAGTTGCTGGGAGTGAAGGGATCAACTCTGCGCGATCACGGTGCGGTCAGTGCGCAGGTCGCGAAGGAGATGGCGACCGGCGCCCGCTTGCTCACCGGCTCTGACATTGGGGCGGCATGCACGGGCATCGCTGGGCCAGATGGAGGCTCGGAGGACAAACCGGTCGGTCTGGTCTATTTGGCCATAGACGATGGGAAGAAGGTCCGGTCGGAGAAGAGATTGTTCCTCGGTGACCGCTGGGCCATCAAGTGCCAGACGGCCGTGCGGTTGCTGGAAATGATTCGGAATTCGTTGAAGGATATCGAATGA
- a CDS encoding DUF63 family protein: MRTRFFANLARKGARRSYWFWGGIAALPFIALSALALLFPKQVWEDFLYRYFWGPVISDAQEHPVSGITEGYNIVSTLIYGLLLAVAIMVMYKAVKRLRLRVDARFIGACLLIFIVGGVARALEDAQLFRGGVQYFFISPLIYVQVAGIFIFTIATALIIERKEKRFGQRTHFLTFAILVVGLLATYFLITGLDSSDLSSSLPWMVPLGSGIVCLALWHLMIRKDFGPVASSLVCVGLLCLLIASAFVVQFQFDASWRADFQVRTGRSIDPHAMEFVVILTLATVCTLGVALLGKWLKGRPWAVVAQPINLAMFFAHFLDGSATFRGVDIYGYSEKHVLPTFLIDLAGTAAVVLLFKLLLVLVLIWVLDFLFAKDLERYPNLSNIIKFGVIFLGLAPGVRDILRISIGV, from the coding sequence GTGAGGACGAGATTTTTCGCTAATCTGGCTCGAAAGGGAGCGAGACGCAGCTATTGGTTTTGGGGCGGGATAGCGGCGCTTCCGTTTATCGCCCTCTCGGCGCTCGCCCTGCTTTTCCCGAAGCAGGTTTGGGAGGATTTCCTTTACCGTTACTTTTGGGGACCGGTGATCTCGGATGCGCAGGAGCACCCGGTGTCCGGGATCACGGAGGGTTACAACATCGTAAGCACGCTCATCTACGGCCTTCTGCTGGCGGTGGCCATCATGGTCATGTACAAGGCCGTCAAGCGCCTGCGCCTGCGGGTGGACGCTCGGTTCATCGGCGCCTGCCTGCTGATCTTCATCGTGGGGGGCGTGGCACGCGCCCTCGAGGACGCCCAGCTCTTTCGCGGCGGGGTGCAGTACTTCTTCATCTCGCCTTTGATCTACGTGCAGGTCGCGGGCATCTTCATCTTCACCATCGCCACGGCGTTGATAATCGAAAGGAAGGAGAAGAGGTTCGGACAGAGAACGCATTTCCTCACCTTCGCTATCCTGGTGGTGGGATTGCTGGCCACCTACTTTCTGATCACAGGTCTGGACTCGTCCGACCTCTCCAGCTCCCTGCCGTGGATGGTGCCCCTGGGATCTGGCATTGTCTGCTTGGCTCTCTGGCATCTGATGATACGGAAGGACTTCGGCCCCGTGGCGTCCAGCCTGGTATGCGTCGGCCTCCTCTGTCTCCTGATCGCCTCGGCCTTCGTGGTGCAGTTTCAATTCGACGCTTCCTGGAGGGCCGATTTCCAGGTCAGAACAGGAAGGAGCATCGACCCTCATGCCATGGAGTTCGTCGTCATCCTGACCTTGGCCACGGTCTGCACCTTGGGAGTGGCGCTGCTGGGCAAGTGGCTCAAGGGACGTCCTTGGGCGGTGGTGGCGCAGCCGATCAACCTGGCCATGTTCTTCGCTCACTTCCTTGATGGATCGGCCACCTTCCGCGGCGTCGACATCTACGGCTATTCTGAGAAGCACGTTCTGCCGACATTTCTGATCGACCTTGCTGGAACCGCTGCCGTGGTCCTGCTTTTCAAATTGCTACTGGTGCTGGTCCTCATCTGGGTGCTCGATTTCCTCTTCGCCAAGGATCTGGA
- a CDS encoding phosphoribosylaminoimidazolesuccinocarboxamide synthase — protein MKLIRTGKVKQVYEVDDKTLEFVFTDKISVFDKIIPTEIPFKGETLCRTAASWFQLLRKEGIRTHFRELVPPNRMRVKRVDVISDYSKLHCGLSNYLIPMEFISRQYVAGSLFDRIKAGELDVEELGFRKGQEPKYGQKLPRPFYEATTKLEKVDRPVSLEEGIKISGMTREEYERVIELVAKIDLLIASEVEDRMLIHVDGKKELAFDEKRRLMVVDTFGTSDEDRWWDEDEYANGHCLELSKEAVRQHYREIGYYDKLMKARKAKQPEPPIPPLPEEKVKEISDLYIEMFERITGESFR, from the coding sequence ATGAAGCTTATCCGAACGGGCAAGGTCAAGCAGGTCTACGAGGTGGACGACAAGACGCTGGAGTTCGTGTTCACTGACAAGATCTCTGTCTTCGACAAGATCATCCCCACCGAGATACCCTTCAAAGGGGAAACCCTGTGTCGCACCGCCGCCTCCTGGTTCCAGCTTCTGAGGAAGGAGGGCATCCGCACGCATTTCCGTGAACTGGTGCCGCCCAACCGCATGCGGGTGAAGAGGGTCGACGTCATCTCGGACTACAGCAAGCTGCACTGCGGCCTGAGCAACTACCTCATCCCGATGGAGTTCATTTCCCGACAGTACGTAGCCGGTTCGCTCTTTGACCGGATCAAGGCCGGGGAGCTGGACGTGGAGGAGCTGGGCTTTCGCAAGGGCCAGGAACCGAAGTATGGCCAGAAGCTGCCCCGGCCGTTCTACGAGGCCACGACCAAGTTGGAGAAGGTGGATAGGCCGGTCAGCCTAGAGGAAGGCATCAAGATCTCCGGCATGACGCGCGAGGAATACGAACGGGTCATCGAGCTGGTGGCCAAGATCGACCTCCTCATCGCCTCCGAGGTGGAGGACCGTATGCTCATCCATGTGGATGGGAAGAAGGAGCTGGCCTTCGACGAGAAGCGCCGATTGATGGTGGTGGACACCTTCGGGACCTCGGACGAGGACCGCTGGTGGGATGAGGACGAGTATGCCAACGGGCATTGCCTCGAGCTCTCCAAGGAGGCGGTGCGCCAGCATTACCGAGAGATCGGCTACTATGACAAGCTGATGAAGGCGCGCAAGGCCAAGCAACCCGAACCACCCATCCCGCCGCTCCCAGAGGAGAAGGTCAAGGAGATTAGCGACCTCTACATCGAGATGTTCGAACGGATAACGGGCGAATCTTTCCGCTGA
- a CDS encoding nicotinamide-nucleotide adenylyltransferase has translation MSKDAFNSLVIGRFQPFHKGHLEVIRTIARECDSVTICIGSAQCSHTFDNPFTAGERHLMISRALKEEGLENYFLVPIVDVNRYAVWVAHVVSLVPPFKAIYSNNPLTRRLFEEAGCEVRASPMFNREIYSGTEIRRRMVSNEKWQGLVPPAVVRVIEDIDGVGRLKELTEGTPPRRNGDEPGEGSWEDS, from the coding sequence GTGAGCAAGGACGCCTTCAACTCCCTGGTCATAGGTCGCTTCCAACCATTTCACAAAGGTCACCTGGAGGTCATCCGCACCATCGCCCGGGAATGCGACTCAGTTACCATCTGCATCGGCAGCGCGCAATGCTCGCACACCTTCGACAACCCGTTCACAGCTGGTGAGCGCCATCTGATGATATCCCGGGCTCTCAAAGAAGAAGGCTTGGAGAACTACTTCCTGGTGCCCATCGTGGATGTTAATCGCTACGCTGTGTGGGTGGCGCACGTGGTCTCTCTCGTCCCTCCGTTCAAGGCCATCTATTCCAACAATCCCCTGACCCGCCGTCTTTTCGAGGAGGCGGGCTGCGAGGTGCGCGCTTCGCCCATGTTCAACCGGGAGATCTACTCTGGAACGGAGATCAGGAGGCGCATGGTCTCCAATGAGAAGTGGCAAGGTCTCGTGCCTCCGGCCGTGGTCCGGGTGATCGAGGACATCGATGGCGTGGGCAGATTGAAGGAGCTCACTGAAGGCACTCCGCCCCGGAGGAATGGCGATGAACCTGGCGAAGGAAGTTGGGAAGACAGCTAG